The genomic window ACCAAAACGTCATCATTAGCAATGTGACAACGGCGAAGAAAAAACAACTAACAGCGTTAATTGAACAGTATGGGTTATCAGATGGTACGTATACATCGGGATTACGAAGAAATTCAATGGCGTGCGTAGCCTTCCCTACATGTGGCTTAGCGATGGCAGAATCAGAACGGTATCTCCCCTCTCTTGTGACAAAGCTTGAATATGTACTAGATGATGCAGGCTTAAAAGATGAAGATATTACTATTCGAATGGCTGGCTGTCCTAATGGCTGTTCCCGTGCGGCAATAGCTGAAATTGGTTTTATTGGAAAAGCGCCAGGGAAGTACAATCTTTATTTAGGTGCAGGTTTTGCCGGAGAGCGTCTCAGTAAAATGTATAAGGAAAACATCGGCGAAGCGGAAATTCTCGATACGTTGTCTCCAATCATTCATGATTATTCAAAAAGACGTACAGAAAACGAGCGCTTTGGCGATTTCGTCATTCGTTCTGGTTACATTAAGAAGACAGAATCAGGAACGGATTTTCATAACTAGTGAGCCGACGCTTTCTTTTCCTAGGATAAACTGTTGTCTTGGCATGTTTTGGCTTAGCTGTTGGACAAAGCTAGTATGAAAGAGAGCCATTAAGAAACGAAAACAAAACCCCGACACAATAAACGGTGTCGGGGTATCGTTATTTTCGACCTTTCACAAGCTGAATGATTAATACAATTAATGCAACAATCAGAAGTAAATTAATAAAGCCGCCAGCAACATCAAGCACAAGTCCGACGAGCCAGACAGCAAGGATAATACCAAGAATGGTCCAAAGCATAATGAATTCCTCCCTATTTAACATAATGTAATACTAGTATCATCCCCTATTGTTTAAGCAGATAAACATTTGCTGCAATTCATTCGAATCTCCATGTGAACAAGTACCCCCTTTAAAAGAAAAAAGACATATTATGAACATTCCTTTCATAGAATACTGACACAGCACTTTTTTGCAAGGGGGACGAGTTGTGCACAAATGGTTGATAACGAGTCTGTTAATTATGCCTTTGTTTTTAGGCGGAGAACGTGAACCTGGAGACAGCATAGAAGTAGATTGGACAAGCTCTATATTAGAAGTAGATTATCGAGTAGGAGAAGAACAGTTATCAAAAGCGTACTCTACTTTGGCTACGAAAGAAGGTAGCCAAGCGAGAATCCTTATTGAGATTGATACGGCTTCTGCGTATGGTGAAGAATTGCTTTTGTTGGCAGAAGAACTCCACTTGGAACTGGAAGAAATGGAACCCGGTTTAAGTCGAGGGATTATCGCTAAAGCCGATTCATCTCTACAGCAACGTCATGTGAAATTGAATATTGGGGGCGTTGATAACACAAGTGAAGAATTAGAGAACTCGTTGTCATTAGTGAAAGAACTAATCGATCAGCTCGAACAGTAGGCGTTTGTCCGTTTAGCGACAAGCGTTTTTTTGTGCTTGCTCTGTTGACGATTGACATTTCTCTATTCTAGGTACAAACTCAAATGGTAGAAAAAGGAACAAGGAATCTTTAAATGAGGTGAATACTAAAAATGGAACCGAAATGGTTGTTATGGGCGAAACAAATCCAAGGGATTGCACAATCAGGAAGAGCTTTTTCAAAGGATCCGTTCGATCAAGAACGATACAATGAATTACTTGATTTAAGTGCAGACATTCTAGCTACTTATGGAGATGTAGATACAGAGGTGGTTAAGGCGTTATTTGCTAAAGAATCGGGTTATCAGACCCCAAAAGTGGATGTTCGTGGCGTTATCTTTCAACATGGAAAAATCTTGTTAGTGCGTGAAAAAGCAGAACAAAAGTGGTCATTACCTGGAGGTTTTTGTGATGTGGGACTGTCGGCAAAGGAAAATGTCGAGAAAGAGATTTTTGAAGAAGCAGGGTTTCGTACGAAGGCAAGCAAGCTTTTAGCGCTTTATGATATGCAAAAGCATGGACATCCTCCCCAGCCCTTTCACTATTATAAAGTGTTCTTACAATGCGACATTATGAACGGAACTGCTTCAAGAGGTCTTGAAACCGATCAAGTGATGTTTTTTTCTAAGAGCGAGTTGCCTGAACTATCAACGAATCGGAATACAGAAGAACAGATTTTGTCTATGTTTGCTTTTATGAATGAGCCAAATCAACCTCCGTATTTTGATTAAATAATTCGTGACGAAACTGGGAACAGCGTTTACAAAAACGGTGGCGCCTGTCTAAAATAAAATGAAACCTTTTTCATAGAAACAAAGTAAAGAAAGTAGATTAATTTGACATGGAGTGTGAAAAAATGAAAAAAACGGTCAATGTGACACCCTCGCATTTCATAGAGAACTTACAACTGAAAGACTATCGTTCTATTTATCAGCAATTAAGTGCGGATTACCAAGCAGAACTAAGCTATGAAGCGCTTGAAGCTATTTGCGAAGAGGTTATGGAGAATAATCCCACGTTCGAATTGGTTTCTAAGATGACTTTACAGGAGTTTGTGGAACACCAATGGTTGGCGAGAGAAGAACGACTTGGCATTCGCGCTTGGTTTACAGAAGATGGACGTATTCATCTCCTTCATTTTATGCCCGTAAACATGAATGCTAACAGCGACAATGTTGTTACAGCGAACACCTATCAATTTCCTTTTAAAGGAGAATGGCTGACATTTTGGGGTGGACAAAATGAAATCGTCAATTACCATTACCCAATTGAATCACAGCGTTATGCGTATGATTTTGTCGTTAACCGTAATGGCTTTACATTCGATGGTTCACCTGATCAAAATGAAAACTATTATGCGTTTGGCAAAGAAGTATTTGCACCTTATAAAGGAACGGTTGCAACCGTTGTATCGAATCAAAAGGATGTGACGCCGGGGACGATGACAAACGAAACAGAACCGTTTGGAAACTATGTGATTCTAGCCCATGAGCAGGATGAATACAGCCTCATTTGTCATTTAAAAGAAAATAGCATAACCGTAAGAGAAGGAGATGTAGTAGAGCAAGGGGCTTTACTTGGACAATGTGGCAATTCTGGTCATACTTCTGAACCTCATATCCATTTTCATGTGATGAATGGTCTTGACCCGTATCGTGCGGCATCTATTCGAATAAAAAGCGAAAAGGAACCTGTAAGAGGTACGTTCGTTTGCGTGTAGGATGAGGAGTCCTTTCTTTTAAAAAACTGAAAGTTAAAATGATTCTATCCAATGGAAATAGAAGGAGCGATGGACATGATACCATTTAAAAAGCCAGACGTACGTGCATTTCTAAAAACGTATTCCATTAAAACATTTGCGGTTAGTCCTGATACGAAAACCATTGTCTTTCAAGCTGATTTCACAGGAGCGCCAGAACTATGGGCGCTGGAAATAGAGAAAGGGTTTCCATACCAATTGACAACGATTGGTCAAAGTGTGTACGATCTACGCTTTAGTAAGGACGGTAGCTACATCCTTGCCAGTTTTGATTATGACGGTGATGAAAAACCACAAATCTATGCACTGCCTTTAAAAGGTGGGGAACTTACGCCAGTCCGAACCCTTCCAGGCACACATTTTTTTGTTCATGCCCAGTCCGAAGATGGAAAACGATTGTATTACACATCTGATGAGTCGAACAAAACGTATTTTGATATTTGTGCGTACGACATTGAAACAGAACAAGAGCGTACGTTGTTAAAAGGAGACGATGCAAGACTTTATCTATCGGCTTTGAGTGAAGATGAACAGGTATTTACATACGCTAAATTTTACAGCAATACATCGATTGTTGGGTACTTATGGAAAAATGGAGAAAGTGAGCCATTGATTCCTGGTGCTGATAATGAGCATGTGACAGGGGATAGTACGTTAGGAAAAGATGGAACCGTTTATTTCTCAACGAATGCAGGAGAAGAGTTTAGCTATCTTGCTCGGTACAACCGAAAGTCAAAGACATTCGAAAAAGTGTTCCAACTCGATCAAGAATCGATAAAAAGCGTACTTCTATCAAAGGATGAATCTAGCTTATACGTCGTGGCTTCAGCGGGTGTACAAGATAAATGTTATTCTTTTGACATTGAAACAGGTACCTCTAATGAGGTTTCATTGCCCGTCACTATTGTGGAAAAGCTGACAATGACAAATTCAGGAGAACTCATTGTGCTCGGTTCAACACCGACTAAACCGAAAAATATCTATCGATACATGCAAAGCGAATGGATGCAGCTAACAGATGTACGGATTATGGGCTTAGAGGAAGAGCAATTAAGTGAGCCTGAAGTCATTCGCTATCCCTCATACGATGGTTTAGAAATTGAAGCGCTTCTATATCAACCACACAAAGAAAATAAGAATGGCTATACGGTGTTGCTTCCACACGGAGGGCCTCAATGGGCAGACGTATTAAGCTATGATGCACAGGCTCAAATTCTTGCTTATGAAGGCTACCAAGTATTCTCGCCAAACTATCGAGGATCGACTCGTTATGGAGCGAGCTTTACGAAGCTAGTAGAGGGGGACTGGGGAGAGGGTCCACGTCTTGATATCCTTGAGGGATTAGATTATTTAGAATCAAAGGACCAACTACAATCAGACAAGGTTATCGTCTTAGGTGGGAGTTACGGTGGATACATGACTTTATTGCTTCATGGACGCCATCCAGAACGGTTTAAAGCAGCAGTGGATATTTGTGGGGTTTCCAATTTATTTAGCTTTATTGAAACGGTACCTGAATCGTGGAAACCAATCATGGATCGTTGGGTTGGTCATCCAGAGCGAGATAAGGACCGTTTGGTAAAAGATTCACCTATTACCTATCTGGAGAAAATGACAAAACCTATGCTCGTTGTGCAAGGTGCAAACGATCCTAGAGTAGTGAAGGAAGAATCAGATCAAATTGTAGAGGCACTTCAAAAACAAGGTACCGAAATTGAATACTTGGTATTTGATGATGAAGGGCATGGATTTACGAAAATAGAAAATCGCATTTCCCTCTATGAGACGGTAATTCGGTTTTTAAAGGAACATCTTCACGTATGAAGAGCTGGAAGCAACCAGCTCTTCTTTTAACGACAACGGGGCTTTCTTCTATTGGTGACTTTATTTATTTAATTGTTATGAACATCCTTGTGTTTCAATTAACCGGTTCAGCAGTGGCGGTTGCTGGATTCTGGATTATATCCCCTCTTGTAAACATAGTAACGAAATTTTGGACAGGTAGCTTTATTGATTATAGGAGCAAACGACAGATTATGATGGCAACGTACATCATTCGGGCAGTTGGCATAGCGTTTATTCCTTTTGCACCAACTATGTTTGCTATCTATGCCATCCTAGTAGGGTTAAGTGTCGGTCAATCGTTCTTTTTTCCTGCTTCAATAACCTATACGACGATGCTTGTTCCAGTGGAAAAACGAAAGCGCTTTAATGCGATACGCTCATTTGTATCGTCAAGTGCGTTTATTATTGGACCAGCAATTGGCGGGGCACTTATTCTTTTATTTTCTACTTCTGTAACACTGTGGATAAATGCGTGTTTGTTTTTACTTGCAACCGTTCTGTTAGCCTGTTTACCAGAAGAGAGGAAGGGAGACATACACACGAAGCCACCCCGATTAACGTTAGCGTTAATTAAGTCAGATGTAATGGTAGTGTTTTCGTTTGTGAAAAAACAATCCTATATAATGGGAATGTATATCGCCTTTCAAGTGACGTTTTTGTTTAGTTTTCCGATGGATGTTCAAGAAGTCGTGTTTATTCAAAATGCCGTTGGGTTGTCTGAACTGGATTATAGCTTGCTTGTTAGTATAACAGGCATTGGCGCATGCGGATCGGCTGTCTTGCTGTCTGTATTTGCAAACCGGTTCTCGCTACGATGGATGATCGCAAGTGGCATGGTCTTTACGACACTGGGGTATGTCATCTATGCCGTATCGTGGTCGTTTACTTCCATCGCTATAGGTTTTGTCATTTTAGGGTTTTTTAATGTCATTGTAAATGCAGGAATGACAACCTTTTATCAAAATCATGTTCCTGTCACGATGATGGGGCGAGTCACAAGTATGATTCAACTTGGACAAAGTATCGGTCAAATTTTTCTCGTAATCGTAACGGGGATAACCATTGATATTCTTTCACTTCGTACAACGATTGTTGTGCTCTCTTTATCAATGGCATTTGTTGCGATAGGTTTTGCTATTCAAGTTCTTCGAAAGAAGCATCAACGCTATTTTGTTGAACAGGAAGCGGAATAGTTGGACAACCTCAAAAGGGGTTGCTGTTTGCGTTTAACCAGAATAAAAAAAGGGGAGAAGGTGTAGAAACGAGCGAAGGAGGTCGTGTTTTATGACTACAATAAAAAAGCAAGATGCCAAAGCATATGTTGACCAGGTTATTGATCAAGTGAAAGAAAAAAATCAGAGTCAGCCTGAATTTTATCAAGCGGTGCAAGAAGTAGCGAAGTCTCTTATTCCATTGTTCGAGCAATCACCTCACTATATGGATTATGCCATTTTAGAACGAATGGTGGAACCAGACAGACTGATATCATTTCGGGTGGCGTGGACGGATGACGATGGAAAGATTCACGTAAACCGTGGCTATCGCGTTCAGTTCAACAATGCGATCGGTCCCTATAAGGGCGGTCTACGCTTTGATCCATCCGTAAATGAAAGTGTTGTGAAGTTTCTTGGATTCGATCAAATTTTTAAAAATGCGTTAACCGATCAAGCAATTGGTGGTGGAAAAGGTGGGGCAGACTTTGATCCAAAAGGGAAATCTGATATGGAAATTATGCGCTTCACACAGAGTTTTATGAACGAGTTGTCCAAGTATATTGGACCAAACGTGGATGTTCCTGCTGGAGATATTGGGGTGGGAGGACGTGAGATTGATTATATGGTCGGTCAATACAAGCGACTACGTGGTGCCTTTGAAAAAGGAGCTTTCACAGGTAAAGGAATAGAGGTAGGCGGGAGTTTAATGCGTACCGAATCTACAGGATATGGTGCGGTTTACTTTGCTGAAGAGATGCTGAAAGATGAACAGGACAAGCTAGAAGGAAAGCGCATCATCGTCTCTGGGGCTGGTAAAGTCTCTTTATATGCAATGGAAAAGGCAGTTGACTTAGGGGCAGTTGTTGTAGCTTGCAGTGATTCAAGCGGGTATATTTATAAGGAAGAAGGATTAGATGTTAAAACGATTAAGCAAGTAAAAGAGCAAGAGCGCAAGCCCATTTCGGCTTATCTTGATCATGATCAAGATGCAACCTATAACGAGGAAGACCGTATGTGGAACCTGTCCTGTGACCTTGCTTTTCCTTGTGCCACTCAAAATGAATTAGATGAAGACGATGCAAAAGCTCTTGTTCAGAATGGCGTCATAGCTGTGATAGAGGGTGCGAATATGCCTTGTACAGAAAAAGCCATTACGTATTTTCAGAAACACACGATTAAATTCGGTCCTGGTAAAGCAGCGAATGCTGGTGGCGTGGCGGTTTCCGCTTTAGAAATGGCGCAAAACAGTTCAAGAGTTTATTGGTCTTTCGAAGAGATTGATAACATGTTACAAGAGATTATGGCAAGTATTTATGAGAAAAGTGCTACTGCTGCAAAGGAATTTGACTTAGAAGGAGATTTCATAGCTGGTGCAAATATTGCCGCATTTAGAAAAGTCGCTGATGTGATGGTCGCCCAAGGAATTATCTAATTTTATCGGAAGCAGGAGATTAATGATACCCATCATCATTAATCTTTTTTAATGTGACATGAACTGTCATCATTTTCGGATAGACTAAACGTATCGAACAAAAGGAGTTGGTAGAAAGTGACTAAACGGAAGGTAATTTTGTTTATTGCGACAAGTTTGGATGGGTATATAGCGACAAAAGAAGAGAAGCTAGATTGGTTATTTGCAGTAGAAGGAGAAGGTGATAATGGTTTTTCGAATTTTTACCAAACTGTAGACACTGTTGTGATGGGGCGTAAAACGTTTGATTGGATAAAGAACGAGATGGACGAATACCCTTATCAAGATAAAGAAAGCTATGTATTTACTCGTTCGAAAACTCTCGCGCATTCGCATGCTCAGTTTACAAACGAGAAAGTCAAAACGTTTTTAACGACATTGAAGCAACAAGAAGGGGAGGCCATTTGGCTAGTAGGGGGAGGCGATCTGCTTAAGACTTGCTTAGAAGAAAAATTAGTGGATGAAATCATTGTCACTGTTGCGCCAAAAATGATTGGAGAAGGGATAGCGTTGTTTCAAGAAGGGGACTATCATGTGAATTTGAACTTGTTAGGAGTGCAGACCTTTAATCAATTTGTTGAATTGCATTATAAAGTAGAGAAAGAAGCGTAAAACGTAGTGAAGAAGACTTGAACGTGTATTGTCTTCTTCTTTTTGTTTCTAACTAACTCATTTAAGTACACTTTTTAGCTACCAAAAAGGAAAAGGAAAAGGATAAATTGACAGCGTTTTCATTAAGTGTTATCTTCATTAATATAACGAATATTCGTTTTCCGTTTTATAAGTGTTAGTTAATAACGACGCTAGGGGGATGAGAAACAAATGTATACGCCTCACATGGAAGCCGCTAGCGAAAAGAATGACAAAAATGGCAAACAGGTGCTCTCGTAAGGACTGTAAGAGCAGTCTTTGAGAACGTCCCTTTTTACCGTGACAAATTCATACACATGGGCATTCAACCTCGAGACATTCAAACCATCTCAGACGTAACGAAACGACCATTCACAACTAAGCAAGATTTACGACATCATTACCCATTAGGCTTACTAGCTGTTCCAAGAGAGAAAATGGCACGTATTCATGCTTCATCAGGCACAAGTGGAAAACCGACCATTGTAGCGTATACACAAAACGATCTAAACCACTGGGCTGTAATGACTGCTAGAGCAATTGTCGCAGCAGGTGGGAGGAAAACTGATTTTATACATAACGCTTATGGTTTATTTACCGGAGGATTAGGCTTACACGGAGGGATTGAAGCCCTAGGTGCTTCTGCAATTCCGGCTTCAGGAGGTCATACAGCACGGCAGATTTTATTGTTAAAAGGTTTAAAGCCAGACGGAATTTGTGCCACGCCGTCCTACATGATTAACTTGGTCGAGAACATGAAGAATTTAGGAATTGATCCAGCCTCAATTGGTTTAAAATACGGAATATTCGGTGCTGAGCCTTCCCTTCTGAAATGGAACGTGTGCTCA from Shouchella hunanensis includes these protein-coding regions:
- a CDS encoding lmo0937 family membrane protein produces the protein MLWTILGIILAVWLVGLVLDVAGGFINLLLIVALIVLIIQLVKGRK
- a CDS encoding stage II sporulation protein P: MHKWLITSLLIMPLFLGGEREPGDSIEVDWTSSILEVDYRVGEEQLSKAYSTLATKEGSQARILIEIDTASAYGEELLLLAEELHLELEEMEPGLSRGIIAKADSSLQQRHVKLNIGGVDNTSEELENSLSLVKELIDQLEQ
- a CDS encoding NUDIX hydrolase, which gives rise to MEPKWLLWAKQIQGIAQSGRAFSKDPFDQERYNELLDLSADILATYGDVDTEVVKALFAKESGYQTPKVDVRGVIFQHGKILLVREKAEQKWSLPGGFCDVGLSAKENVEKEIFEEAGFRTKASKLLALYDMQKHGHPPQPFHYYKVFLQCDIMNGTASRGLETDQVMFFSKSELPELSTNRNTEEQILSMFAFMNEPNQPPYFD
- a CDS encoding M23 family metallopeptidase; translated protein: MKKTVNVTPSHFIENLQLKDYRSIYQQLSADYQAELSYEALEAICEEVMENNPTFELVSKMTLQEFVEHQWLAREERLGIRAWFTEDGRIHLLHFMPVNMNANSDNVVTANTYQFPFKGEWLTFWGGQNEIVNYHYPIESQRYAYDFVVNRNGFTFDGSPDQNENYYAFGKEVFAPYKGTVATVVSNQKDVTPGTMTNETEPFGNYVILAHEQDEYSLICHLKENSITVREGDVVEQGALLGQCGNSGHTSEPHIHFHVMNGLDPYRAASIRIKSEKEPVRGTFVCV
- a CDS encoding S9 family peptidase; translation: MIPFKKPDVRAFLKTYSIKTFAVSPDTKTIVFQADFTGAPELWALEIEKGFPYQLTTIGQSVYDLRFSKDGSYILASFDYDGDEKPQIYALPLKGGELTPVRTLPGTHFFVHAQSEDGKRLYYTSDESNKTYFDICAYDIETEQERTLLKGDDARLYLSALSEDEQVFTYAKFYSNTSIVGYLWKNGESEPLIPGADNEHVTGDSTLGKDGTVYFSTNAGEEFSYLARYNRKSKTFEKVFQLDQESIKSVLLSKDESSLYVVASAGVQDKCYSFDIETGTSNEVSLPVTIVEKLTMTNSGELIVLGSTPTKPKNIYRYMQSEWMQLTDVRIMGLEEEQLSEPEVIRYPSYDGLEIEALLYQPHKENKNGYTVLLPHGGPQWADVLSYDAQAQILAYEGYQVFSPNYRGSTRYGASFTKLVEGDWGEGPRLDILEGLDYLESKDQLQSDKVIVLGGSYGGYMTLLLHGRHPERFKAAVDICGVSNLFSFIETVPESWKPIMDRWVGHPERDKDRLVKDSPITYLEKMTKPMLVVQGANDPRVVKEESDQIVEALQKQGTEIEYLVFDDEGHGFTKIENRISLYETVIRFLKEHLHV
- a CDS encoding MFS transporter; this translates as MKSWKQPALLLTTTGLSSIGDFIYLIVMNILVFQLTGSAVAVAGFWIISPLVNIVTKFWTGSFIDYRSKRQIMMATYIIRAVGIAFIPFAPTMFAIYAILVGLSVGQSFFFPASITYTTMLVPVEKRKRFNAIRSFVSSSAFIIGPAIGGALILLFSTSVTLWINACLFLLATVLLACLPEERKGDIHTKPPRLTLALIKSDVMVVFSFVKKQSYIMGMYIAFQVTFLFSFPMDVQEVVFIQNAVGLSELDYSLLVSITGIGACGSAVLLSVFANRFSLRWMIASGMVFTTLGYVIYAVSWSFTSIAIGFVILGFFNVIVNAGMTTFYQNHVPVTMMGRVTSMIQLGQSIGQIFLVIVTGITIDILSLRTTIVVLSLSMAFVAIGFAIQVLRKKHQRYFVEQEAE
- the gdhA gene encoding NADP-specific glutamate dehydrogenase gives rise to the protein MTTIKKQDAKAYVDQVIDQVKEKNQSQPEFYQAVQEVAKSLIPLFEQSPHYMDYAILERMVEPDRLISFRVAWTDDDGKIHVNRGYRVQFNNAIGPYKGGLRFDPSVNESVVKFLGFDQIFKNALTDQAIGGGKGGADFDPKGKSDMEIMRFTQSFMNELSKYIGPNVDVPAGDIGVGGREIDYMVGQYKRLRGAFEKGAFTGKGIEVGGSLMRTESTGYGAVYFAEEMLKDEQDKLEGKRIIVSGAGKVSLYAMEKAVDLGAVVVACSDSSGYIYKEEGLDVKTIKQVKEQERKPISAYLDHDQDATYNEEDRMWNLSCDLAFPCATQNELDEDDAKALVQNGVIAVIEGANMPCTEKAITYFQKHTIKFGPGKAANAGGVAVSALEMAQNSSRVYWSFEEIDNMLQEIMASIYEKSATAAKEFDLEGDFIAGANIAAFRKVADVMVAQGII
- a CDS encoding dihydrofolate reductase family protein encodes the protein MTKRKVILFIATSLDGYIATKEEKLDWLFAVEGEGDNGFSNFYQTVDTVVMGRKTFDWIKNEMDEYPYQDKESYVFTRSKTLAHSHAQFTNEKVKTFLTTLKQQEGEAIWLVGGGDLLKTCLEEKLVDEIIVTVAPKMIGEGIALFQEGDYHVNLNLLGVQTFNQFVELHYKVEKEA
- a CDS encoding phenylacetate--CoA ligase family protein, which translates into the protein MGIQPRDIQTISDVTKRPFTTKQDLRHHYPLGLLAVPREKMARIHASSGTSGKPTIVAYTQNDLNHWAVMTARAIVAAGGRKTDFIHNAYGLFTGGLGLHGGIEALGASAIPASGGHTARQILLLKGLKPDGICATPSYMINLVENMKNLGIDPASIGLKYGIFGAEPSLLKWNVCSLN